TACAATGTAGCTGTGTCTGAGGAATCCAATAAGCAGCCAGATGATTACAACCTCTTCCTATGTATTTCATAACAGTTCCACTTCAGTGTGGTGTAATGCATTTTTGCTATGATTAGTTATCAAGTAGGATGGCTAATAAACACTCGAGCCAGCTAAAGATCACTGTGGTCCAATGTGGTCCATAAAAGGCAACTGAATTTTAAATGCTCTcctgatttgttttatttccagcTGACCTTGGATAACTGAAAGGAGGGAAACGTGTGACGCATTATGGCGATCCCAAGTGACCGCTCCGTTTTCAACTCCACCTTCTCCCCTTTTTCAACGATAGAGGTTTCTGTAAACACCACGGCCTATACGAACGCCTCTGCTCCCAACTGCACAGACTGGCCTCCTGTACCTATGACCACAGTGATCCCCTCCATCTACAGCGTTATCTGTGTGCTGGGAATCCTAGCCAATACcttggcagtgtgtgtgttggcccATGCCAGTGCCTCAAGGAGAACTGTTGCTAACACCTTCATGCTGAACCTGTGTGTGTCCGACCTGTTGTTCCTGCTGTCTCTGCCGCTGTGGGCCGTCTACTACTCCCGGGGCTACAGCTGGCCCTTTGGCCGGGTGGCGTGCAAAATCTGCGGAACTCTCCATAACCTGAACCTCTACGCCTCCATCTTCTTCATCACATGTATGAGCATGGACCGCTACCTGGCCATCGTGCATCCGCTCCACTCCCAAAGTGCACGAGACCCCAAACGTGCCCGGCTCACGTGCATCCTTGTGTGGGTTCTGGCATGTGCCTGCTCAGCCCCCACCTTGGCTTTGAGGGACACTCACTACTTGGAGGGTCTTGGTGTGGAGGTCTGCGCCATTTTATACCCCGATGACTACTGGTATAGGACGCTGACCTGGATGAAGATTGTTCTGGCGTTCCTGCTGCCGCTGCTTGTCATCTCTTGTTGCTACTGTGCTATTGGTAGACATTTGTTAGCTGACACAGGGTTGGTAAGAATGCAGAAACCATCCCACCCCATGCCCTCTGTTAAATCACTGGAGTCCCAGGAGAGTCACAATAAAGCAGACAGACCCCCGACCCCCTGTGTGAGTCCCAGCTACAGCGGGGCCAGACCCCAGCAGGGGAGGGGGCTGGAGAGGGTGCTGTGGACAGTAGCCGCAGTGGTCATTGCATTCTTCCTCTGCTGGTTCCCCTTTCACTGTGTGACCTTTATAGACGTGCTGAAGAGCGAGGGCTGGCTGGATAGCTGCTGGGTAACCTGGACCGTCAACAACCTCACGCCTCTCACCCTCTGCTTGGGCTTCACCAATTCGGCCATCAACCCCGTGCTCTACTGCTTCATCGGGAATCATTTCCGGGGCCGACTCGGGGGCCTCTGTAAGGGCTTGAGTGCTTGTTTGAAGGCCCGTGGGGAGGAACACAGCCAGAAGAGAGGCTCCTTCAGCACCAGGCTGAGCTCCTTCTCTCGGAAACTCAGTGACCTCAAAGACCTGGCGATTGTGGAGCCCTCTGGTCCCGCTTAGCAAGGCCCCCTACACCTCCCTGAAGAATGAACATCAAATGACTGCTGAACTTCAATAAGCACGCATGTTAGATGGAACTGTTACTATAACTGACTGAGTCAAATTCCTGCAGAGCTCAATTCTGCTGTACAGACAGGAAAAGTAGctacagagaagagaaaaaaaggagtttAAAGAGGATTTAAAGAATCtaacaaacagataaatgtaatgctgtttttttcagacagacTATTTTACACCCTTGATTTGGATAATCTTAAAGAAGTTAAGCAGCTGTTATGTTATtcactgtcagtgttttttttggCCACAGCAGGCAGCGCATTTGAGTGACAACACTCCAAAAAAGTCACTGTACACATCTTCTCAGCAGGAAAACAGATGACAGACACAGTTGGCAAACAGCTAGCGGAGGAAGTGGAGCATTGAGTTGCTAAAGAACCAGAtataaaactaataaatgaaCCTTTAAAAGAGTTAACACTGGATTTACATTCACTAGATAAACACCGAATGATAATGTTGCTCTCCACTGTAACTGCTGGATGTGTGAGCAAGCAACAGTTTCCTAACAAGTTTTCTGACATATCGATTCAAAAAGCATCAATACTTCAATGTTTTATTCACAACTTGTTTCTTCTCCTCCACagaggcaaaaataaataaatgaataaataaataaataaataaatatatatgtattttagaAAAACTCTTACCGGTTACTGTACAAGGAAAGGCCTTTAACCTTCCGAGGAAGCTAAAACTGGGCTAAGCTAGAAAAAATTTTGCTGCTAGCTAGCACTGTCTCCCTTTCAGTCAGATTGATTAAAATGCTCCattaatacaaaatgaaaagccAGATTACTAAAATATGCTCAATAATCAAAACAGACTTCTGGAATTACAGATAACTGGTTGTAAATTTGGCTTCAGCTAAggctagggttgccacctttcagaaatgaaaataaaggacgcccaccacggctccttggggccacagttcagtaaaatcggaaagatattcacagattcagaattccagcaTCAATACCTcattataaacgatgcctcttttccatcattgtaaggtagacaatgtgctacaagcctagttttatcaacagtagctgtctttcaagctgcagaaataacattgatgtcaacaggagccagttgaaggctgcagtgattctggtgacactacagtgtatcagagagaagctattgaatatttgt
This Amphiprion ocellaris isolate individual 3 ecotype Okinawa chromosome 13, ASM2253959v1, whole genome shotgun sequence DNA region includes the following protein-coding sequences:
- the LOC111571060 gene encoding type-2 angiotensin II receptor-like; the encoded protein is MAIPSDRSVFNSTFSPFSTIEVSVNTTAYTNASAPNCTDWPPVPMTTVIPSIYSVICVLGILANTLAVCVLAHASASRRTVANTFMLNLCVSDLLFLLSLPLWAVYYSRGYSWPFGRVACKICGTLHNLNLYASIFFITCMSMDRYLAIVHPLHSQSARDPKRARLTCILVWVLACACSAPTLALRDTHYLEGLGVEVCAILYPDDYWYRTLTWMKIVLAFLLPLLVISCCYCAIGRHLLADTGLVRMQKPSHPMPSVKSLESQESHNKADRPPTPCVSPSYSGARPQQGRGLERVLWTVAAVVIAFFLCWFPFHCVTFIDVLKSEGWLDSCWVTWTVNNLTPLTLCLGFTNSAINPVLYCFIGNHFRGRLGGLCKGLSACLKARGEEHSQKRGSFSTRLSSFSRKLSDLKDLAIVEPSGPA